TGTGACCCCTTGTGAATGGCAACACCCTGAAGACCCCACGAGACCGACGAAGGAACATCTATTTCTATTCCTTCTAATACCTTTGTGGTCCGTGGACAAAAACAATGAAGGAGCAAAATGAAATGTGAATGCCATCATTTATCTTCTATTGATAGATATGGACTATTATAGCTTCATGTTCTTCACTAGAAGCTGATGCGCTAAGGCCTTGTGGTTAGTAGATAGTAAGGATATGATTTCGTTCGTCATGATAATATCCTTCAAGAGCTTCTTGCCGCCCGCTGCCTTGTTTGCCTCCAAAGCTTGTGTGTAGTACTGCAAGCTTAAATATCCGATTCCAAGTAGTTGAAAGAGCCTGCCCACGTTATAATATCGCTCTGCTTGCCGTTGTGGCTCACCACCTCCAGATTGTACATAGTTGCCGATGAATGCCTGGCCCTGTAAGAGCAAATATTGCCGGTTGGTCGACTGCCTTTTCAGGCCATAATGGACATATGCAAGACCTAGACTCAGATTGACCATGGGGTTGTCATGGTCTAGTGACCAAGCACGCAAAAAGTATCCTATTTCTCGGTTATTTACTTCCCCGTTGTCTGCGATTTGCCTTGGCTCTCAAACACTTACCTATTGCGTAAGTATAGCTCGTAGATGTAAATAGAATATGGCCATAGAGCATCAAGAGACATATGTCCATGCTGAGCTTTGCCGCGGCCGTTATATTTTGATCAAAGTCCGGCTTTCCAGCGACACTCTTCGCCGTGGCTTCGTAGCTCACATCTATGGCTTTTATCTGTCTCAGGATGAATTTTTGGGCTGGTCCAGAGGTGTACCAGGAGACTGGGGATTGGCATAACTTGGAGAGCAATGCAAACATACGAGACGAGTCAGATATTCCACCATCTCTCATCAAGTGACGAGCTATTGTGATGCACTTCTCTTCGTCATTTGTGTTTATAGCACAAACTATTTCGGTTAACACGGCCTTCATACGGCCAAATATAGTTGGAAAATATAATACATACCACTCCAAGCCATGTGGATGACAAAGTTGTGTTGGGGTGACTGAAATACAGTCGAGTCCCTTGCGGATTCGCATACTTGATATGCTTCTTCGCGGCGATGCACAAGCGATAAGCCAATAGCGTAATCGAGAAACAAATCAAGCCAGTCATCAAATGATATTCCTTGATGATTGTCGAAAGCTGGTCCGGGTATAGCGTCTCCTTGAGGTGCAAGAGCTATGAAAGTTATTTAATCGTCAGAAATAGCTAGCAACGAAAGCAATCGCAAGCAGAGCAGAACGGAGAGGAATGGCACATACATCGTTGGAGACGTTCAAACATCTGTGATAGCTCGGTATTTGCTTCTTCGCTCGCGGCCTGTTCCAGCAATTGCTTCTTTCCAAGAAAGTGCAGATATTTGTCCCATGTATAGAATCTTTTAAGTGATCGAAAATCGTCGACAAGATCCCTGCAAGATTCCATCCAGACTGGTATGAGATCGCTAGAACCAGATTTGATCTGTTGCTTGAGGCCACGGACAAGTTCATACTGCTGGGAGAGTTTGATTGCGCGCGATCGCTCGTCTTGACGACGCTTGTCCGGGTTTGCAAACCGCTTTGCGCGATACCTCCTGGGTAGGATACGAGCTGTCTGGGTAGATTTGGGCTTGGACTGTCGAGGCCCTGTCCGTGCTCGAGAAGCTCCCACATCCCGCAAACCACGGTCCGATTTCATTGAAAATTTGCGAAGCTGCTCTTTTGTTAGGGGCTCATTGAGAGCTGGTtgtccttgagcttctttcaGTGCCATTGCTTCCGCGGCAAGAATGagagcttcttcatcttccctAGCCTTCTCATACATGTTGGCCAGTTCAATACGAGCGTCAATGTTGTACTCCTCGGCATCGATTGCCGCGTGAAAACACTCTTCCGCAGTGGATTGCAGTCCGGTGGCCAGATAGCAGCGGCCTAGCAGGACCAAAAGAACTGCATCAGGCTCTTCGGTAGTAGCGCGAAGCAGTTCCAGATACCTGATAGCTCTCTGTGGCTGATCATATTTGGCGAGTTCGTTCGCAAGATCATACGAGATGAAAGGGAATTCTGTCAAAAAGTCGGCAGTGCGAGGATTATCTGGATCTAGCCAGGTCAAATGTCTCTGTCGGTGCTGCTGGTTAGAGTATGTGTACTACGTTGCTTTCGGGGAAGTTATTGCTTACAAAagcctcatcttcttctcccagcCTTAGTCTATATATTGCCAGCCGGACCCTGAGGTCTAATGGAAGAGAGGGGCCATAGAGTTCTGGGCTGAATAGGGAGCCCTGGAAATGGGGTACACGACTTCTAcgatcgtcatcatcatcccatTCACAGTCGTCGACCTGCCACTGATCCCAATATTGCTCTTGGACTCGGCCTACAAGCCATCTTGATAATGCTTTGAGCTCGTGAATAGCTTCGGCAAATCCGCCAGTTGAGGCGATGAGCTCAACATAAATCCCGATATCGTGCCATGGACCGTCCGGGCCATACAGTGGAGAATTGCCCATCTCATAATCAAAGTAGCGCCGGTATGCCATGATAGCGGCAGGAACAGCAGACTCGGCATTTTTATTATCGATGCAGGCTTCTGCCAGCTTCCGCACGATGTCGAGGTCATATGGACGATGTTTTAAGACAATATTATACTCCGATATTGCGGCTGCTAGATGGCCCTGTCGATGGCATACAGAGGCTTTGCCAAGTCGAGCATCCAGATTCGTGGGGTCTGCCCTGAGGGCAGCAGAATAGCACAGCCGTGCAGTGTGAAGATTACCCGCCTCGTCTTCATATAGAGAATCCAGCGCGAAGGACGCACACTCAAGCCATGCAGCAACATTCTTGGGCCGAAGATGAGCGGCATACACCATGGCAGACAGCGCCCTGGCATTCTCGCCCTGCTCGCGGAAGATGGAAGACAGTGCCGTCCATGCTTGGTGAGTTTCGGCGTTGATTCTAATTACTTCAGAGACCAGATCTAAGGCTTTTGCGTAATCTCCACCAAGAAAAGCTTGGTTGACTTTGGCCAATCGAGCCGTGATATCTCCACGAGGTTTGGCAGCTTTACGGGGGCCTCGAGCTCCACGCCCTCTGATCACTCCTCGCGTCGGAAGTGGCGCTTCTGAGCGACCCTGGTGAGAATCCAGGAATTCTCTTACCGACTGGTCAAACTTGGCAATATCGCCTTGAAGCTCCTCCAAATCCGAATCGGAATCGGAGGGATTGCCACTGCAGCCGTCGTAGAGCTAAAGGTTAGTGATTTTGCCATTCGCAAGGCTCGCAAGGGCACTCCAGCTCATTGGGAAACTTACAAGGCGACTGAGTCATCCATACCCAGGCTGGACGACATGGTCATGGAGTATTGAGATTTATCATATTGGTGGTGGCGCTGATGTAGGGATGAATGAATACACGGCAAGCTAGCAGCTTGGACCAGTGTGGAAATATTCCATTGTAGGTTGAAGTTTAAAACCACGGCCACCCACGAGTAGGTACCTGGATAAGTAGATAAGGTACGGTAGGCTAGGTACGCAGAGACattcaacaaacaaacacTTGATGGATTTGGAACTCGGTACCTAATCAATGACTCTTTTTACAGGTAATCTGACTCGAACAGCGTCATCACACACGTATTTTAGAGAATTCGTGTCGAACTGGCAGCATTCAATATGCGCGTGCTGGTCGTTAGCCCGGCAGCTACAGATTGCCATTTGTAGCTAAGCCCGCCGCTAGAATGCTCTGATGTCTGCCGCTGAGGCTTTGCCCCACTCCAATTGGActtcagcagcagattcTTTTCGGCTGCCGCATCCGCTATCGCCAGCCTTGCGATTTGCAGAgccgacagcagcaacaaacaTGTTACGACAGAGCCCGCAGCTCCTATCACATCTCCAGGTACAGAGAACAATCATGGGCGCCGTGAAAGAGACGTTGGCTGACTCTGGCACTACAGGCCGCTGTGCCATGGGCTGCTAGAAAGACCCCGGCATTGGGGTAAGTATCCGTCTATTCAAGACGATTTGTGAAGCGTTGCGGCGGTGCTGACAAGCTCAGGTGCTTGATTAG
The Trichoderma asperellum chromosome 7, complete sequence DNA segment above includes these coding regions:
- a CDS encoding uncharacterized protein (BUSCO:EOG092D128P), with product MTMSSSLGMDDSVAFGNPSDSDSDLEELQGDIAKFDQSVREFLDSHQGRSEAPLPTRGVIRGRGARGPRKAAKPRGDITARLAKVNQAFLGGDYAKALDLVSEVIRINAETHQAWTALSSIFREQGENARALSAMVYAAHLRPKNVAAWLECASFALDSLYEDEAGNLHTARLCYSAALRADPTNLDARLGKASVCHRQGHLAAAISEYNIVLKHRPYDLDIVRKLAEACIDNKNAESAVPAAIMAYRRYFDYEMGNSPLYGPDGPWHDIGIYVELIASTGGFAEAIHELKALSRWLVGRVQEQYWDQWQVDDCEWDDDDDRRSRVPHFQGSLFSPELYGPSLPLDLRVRLAIYRLRLGEEDEAFRHLTWLDPDNPRTADFLTEFPFISYDLANELAKYDQPQRAIRYLELLRATTEEPDAVLLVLLGRCYLATGLQSTAEECFHAAIDAEEYNIDARIELANMYEKAREDEEALILAAEAMALKEAQGQPALNEPLTKEQLRKFSMKSDRGLRDVGASRARTGPRQSKPKSTQTARILPRRYRAKRFANPDKRRQDERSRAIKLSQQYELVRGLKQQIKSGSSDLIPVWMESCRDLVDDFRSLKRFYTWDKYLHFLGKKQLLEQAASEEANTELSQMFERLQRSLAPQGDAIPGPAFDNHQGISFDDWLDLFLDYAIGLSLVHRREEAYQVCESARDSTVFQSPQHNFVIHMAWSVCAINTNDEEKCITIARHLMRDGGISDSSRMFALLSKLCQSPVSWYTSGPAQKFILRQIKAIDVSYEATAKSVAGKPDFDQNITAAAKLSMDICLLMLYGHILFTSTSYTYAIGYFLRAWSLDHDNPMVNLSLGLAYVHYGLKRQSTNRQYLLLQGQAFIGNYVQSGGGEPQRQAERYYNVGRLFQLLGIGYLSLQYYTQALEANKAAGGKKLLKDIIMTNEIISLLSTNHKALAHQLLVKNMKL